From the genome of Maniola jurtina chromosome 26, ilManJurt1.1, whole genome shotgun sequence:
CTGGGATAATTTTTGGAGCAAGTTGTCGAATGTAGTTTTCTGCATTCtaaaataactgtaaaacttgTCTTCATCTTCTCTCAATTGATTCTTGACAAGTGTATGAAACGCGCCATATTCCTCCCTTTTTTCTAAAATCGGATGTATCCAAAACCTTACTTcccttttttttctattttctttttccTATATATGTAATAAGCAACTATAATCTTTTTTTTCGTAAGAAAATTCATGACGCAGCACGTCCTACACAGCCCGAGTAAAAAGCGCTACTAGCCAGTACTTACCAATGTCTCGCGCGGTGATTTTGCCGTATCATGTACAAGCTAGCACGTTTTTTCAACCGTACGGCTTACACACCGTACGTTTGAACAACCGTGTAATGGAAAAGATGCCTTACAGTATTATTGTAAATCacaatttcattattttcagaTTAGCTGCAGATTGAATTGACAAGATAACTGTGTGTAATATATATAGATATGTATTTGAAAacctattatacctaaataaaaactttataataaatatatttcagcATTATTCTGTTTTCTTCAAATATCTTCAgcgtatttataatatcatattaaaTGACGATACATATGAACCTATGCTATTTAATtgtgatctgataaacacatttgtacaatgtaaaataaaataaacgaagTACcatgatgaaatgaaataataaaaaattccatGTAAAAGTTACATCGGCCATAACCTTGGTTTACTGAGGTGATAATGGTATTAATCGGCACCTTGTATATGTCAGtcaaataatatattcaaagaaggtactatttattctaatatgAAATACACAAATTGCTAAAAAGCTCTTAAAATGAAGTTAGAAAAAGATACATTATTCTGTTTTCTttcttaaaatatctatttctaatttcatttttagAACTTGCAATTCATGTAGTTCCTGTTTACGCTGTTCCTCTTTTTTTAACAAATCCATCTCTAACCGACATTTCTCCTCTCTCAGATGGACTAGAGAACTTTCGTCCTGCCTTTCGATATTTTTGGTTTTAAGTTGCACAAGTTCCTTTTTCATTTTCGCCAATTCCAAAAATGACTGCCTGGTTTGATGTGGAGTAGCATTTAATGTTTTCCTCGCTGCATGTCTTTTAAATGTAGCACTCATAACTGGGGAAgattgttgttttatattttctttcacaACATCCTGTACTTCTACAGCATCCTGACTTATATCCATCACATTTATCTCTGCATAAACTGATGTTGGAGGTGGTTCAACCACTATGCCACTGCAGACATCTCCATCATATTGAGACTCAATCCCGGACACAGACTCTTTCAGAATTCCAGAGACCCATTCACTCGTTGCAGATAATGGAGGAGGAGGTGGTCCTCCACCAGTCTGCCGACGCATGCGGTTTACTCTCCCAGCCTCTTTCCTTgcacttttttttatgtactcCCACTTACATTTCAATTGCTTAACACTtctatcagggggcacggcagtgcccccgccaagacgagccaaatggcggccggggcgctacgtacctttttctcgaagtgtttcgccgtattttcgacccgccataacttcggtctggataacgttagaaagctgaaattttcaatataaggtgtcctcagcaaatttaccaaatataccaagtatcacatatctagcttttatggttacagatttgttgatacctaaaatacgccgatttcgtccctcactgatgatcatcaaaacctctactcaaaacctctaaggtacttcccgaagtcctagaaggctgaaatttggtatgtagactagaaattgacaacaaactacaggaaaattaagaaattggaaatgccccccctctacgcctcttatgggtgaagcaaatctgtaaattctgtcgctagaatgctgatattttcaggataagatgtccttggcagatttattaaacgcattgagtatcaattgtctagcttttatagtttcagatttattgacagtcaaaacttctagtctgtaattctagggtacttcccgaagtcctagaagactgaaatttggtgtgtacactagaaattgcatacaaactacaggaaaattaagaaattcaaaattttccccctccactcccacgtatgggggaagcaaattatttgtaaagtctatcgctagaatgctgatattttcaggataatatgtccttgacagacttatcaaacgtaccaagtatcaattctctacctgttatggtttcagatttattgccattccaaacccctctagtcaaaagttctaaagtacttccctaagtcctagaagactgaaatttggtatgtaggctagggatttcattcaaacaacaggaaaataaacttttcccagtctgtacatttaaaaaatgtgtttcctgaagtcctaaaagactgaaatttgatatatctgctttaaaattgagttgcaagattccacccaaacaaacatagttacatacattgcaagtggaataaaagcttttaaaaaaagaggtaacgatagagagcgggccatgaaaatgatgtaggtacctacaaaaaatagatccaaaaaaaaatctagggcacctgccaaaaagaaatgaaatcccaccaaaaacatttcatgtaaaatgttgccaagactcacaagttcataatgctttcactgttaaaaagttatgagatctctagtagagccaagcccctagctgagcttagaattgcgctgcccatgggacctatcccaagtccaaagtatatagctcttaaatgctcttgagtatatcacatttataacaataaagaacaaataactctacttacaagctctgattttacaaaccctaaatcttggttaaaaaagtacggcttggccgtttaatgttcgtgaaactattacatgtcataacatattataatattaaggtcataaggaatagtttgttcgacaattactaatttatattattcttcatgattgtcgcacaagctattccgggcttaaatgtcatatcagataaaagtaccacgaacattaaacggccaagccgtccttttttaaccaagatttagggtttgtaaaatcagagcttgtaagtagagttatttgttctttattgttataaatgtgatatactcaagagcatttaagagctatatactttggacttgggataggtcccatgggcagcgcaattctaagctcagctaggggcttggctctactagagatctcataactttttaacagtgaaagcattatgaacttgtgagtcttggcaacattttacatgaaatgtttttggtgggataggTATTACTGGACGCATTAAATTCTTTGGCAAGCACCTCCCAAGTTTCCTCTTTTTGTTTAATTAGAACTccatttgtttttttatttaataatacgtTTTTATGCTTGTTAATTAATTTCTGTAATTTTTCAATTTCGGTACTAGTAAAATTCGAAGCTCTTTcactgtaaataataaaacaataatatatatttaaataagacaCTCTAAAGCCTTTACGccactaatctatactaatattataaatgcgaaagtgtgtctgtctgtctgtatgtttgtctgctacgttttcacggcccaaccgctgaaccgattataaagaaaggtacagacttgggatacatcccggggaaagacataggctactttttatcccggaaaatcaaagagttcctaagggattcaaaaaaccgatatacacgcgggcgaagccgcgagcatcatTTAGTGTAATATAAGATCTTGTGCAATAAGTCATTCATCCAAGAAGTATTTAAGTATTCTAATGAAAAAGCAACTAAACTTATTCCAAACCTtgaattttgataaaaactttGGTAAAACCTAGGTCTTACAATACATATTAATTACATATCTATgatattaatattgaaatgctGATAACATACCTAGACGTCAAGTTTACGTCCACATTTTCGTCTCTGAAAAGCtccatcataataaatattttaaacttgtttGGCCAGAGTAGTTGGAAACTCGACTCTAACATTTGAAGAAATCACAACGTTGCTGTACCAAATAGAAGCCTGCCTGAATTCTCGCCCTCTGTATCAAATGAGCGATCATCCCGAAGATTTGACGCCTCTTACGCCTGCACATTTCCTAGTAGGAGAGCCTTTGCTGTTGGTACCagaacaaaattacaaagagacACACTTATCTATCCTCGATAGGTGGCGCCTAGCTCAGAGAATGACGCAACACTTCTGGAAACGCTGGTCGGCAGAGTTTTTACATACCCTTCAGCAGCGTTATAAGTGGCGTACCAAAATCGAACCACCACAAATAGGAGATCTGGTTGTTATAAAAGATGAAGGCGGTGAAGAAGAATGGGAAGCCGAATCTTCTTCGGAAGAAGAAGAATCTATTTCTGCATCCTCTTCTTCCGACGCGGAGAACGCAACGAAGCGAGGCATGCGGGGCCGGGGACGGTTTTAAAtcagtatgtaagaaaaaaacgaatttttattttaaaagtacttttggcACCATCTAATTGACACTGACACATTGACAGTGATATTACGATGCTGCCATGTGTAAAAAAAACTCGCCACGACTTTTTAGTGAAACTGCGACGTGTATGTAATGGCAACTACTTTGACTTTTACTTTAGCTGTTGCTTGAATGAAGAAACACATTTACCTAAACTCCAGTAATGGTCAAGTAAAAGTTAATACTTTTACTGATTACTTTAGTTGTTCATGAAGAAACTGGCCGTAAGTGTGTTCCGCGGAACCCTAGGGTTCCGCGATACCTCTGTAGGGGTTCCGCaagaatttagaaaaaaaatcaaaacacctCTCTCTGGTCGAACGTTTTGACTCCGCGGCCGcgcgtaggtatatttatttaggtatttatttatttgtatttgtagaAACATGTGTTACCTAGAATAGCTGGTACAATATCTCATAAGTTTGGTATCAACATGTATACTTATATACTTGGGCGCGCGCAGTTCCTTTGATAAAAGCCGCCTCTGAAATAGACGCTATAGTTGTCAACAAGCGACTTTCGACtctaacttcaaataataaagtcgacattgtttattgtttatctctttttatttttgctttttgtTTATCAAAGGCGCCGACTCGAGTATTTTCGAGAATATTCGAGATCGAGTCTAGGACTATGTATAAAAGCGGCGATCGCGCGTCGCGCCTCGTCAGTAACGATTGTGCATTATTTAGACCCCACCATCCTAACGTGTAACATTATAAATAAAGAAGAATGGAACGTTGGCTAAAGGTGTTAAACGTGTTGCAACAACATCTTCTAATGACGATGAATGTTCAAAAGCAGTACGCGCGGAGAATATAGCAATCACCGATCCAAACGATGATGCCACGACGTCAAGCTCGACGGTTTCAAAGACGAAAAAAAGGAAGTATAATGAATCATATATCAGTTTCGGATTCGTTGATTCTAACGGCTCACCTGCATGCTATGTAGTAAACTGCTTCCTAATAGTTCCATGGCACCTGCCAAATTGGGCCGACATTTAGAAACTGTACATCCCGAGTCTAAAGACaagaataaagaattttttGTTCGTAAAAAAGATCAGTTATTGGACAGTCAAAAAAATATGATGCATGTAACACAAACTATCAACGAAAAGGCCACGGAGGCATCATATTTAGTTAGCTATCGCATTGCACAAGCAGGTGAAGCGCACACTATCGCTGAGAATAAAGCGATGTGTATTAGACATAACAAAATGTATGCTCGATGAAAAATCTGCAAAGCATCTTTCTACTGTGCCGCTATCAAACGATACTGTTTCACGGCGAATCCATGATCTGGCAAGCTACGTCAAACAAGAACTAGTTACACGTCTACAAAAAACACGATTCGCCTTGCAAATGGACGAGTCGACTGATGTCGCTGGTTTGGCTATCTTGCTGGTTATCGTGAGATATCCATATGAAAGTTCTTTTGAAGAAGACATGATTATGTGTTCACCGCTGCTCACAAACACTACCGGGgaagaatattttaataaaataaatatatgtcgtagagtcaatattaaaaagaggttttaatgtcatagactccgtgaaaagtaacgttacgtgaagaacgcagccatatttgtttagctgtcattgtcagagttggattttgatcggcacgcgttgctgtgttcagaattcactctcgcattttattattatcagaatatttGCGTAGCGATTGGCGATTCATTCcagtagtgattatattctctttgattCATTCTTGTTCTGGCTTCGGTGCGAGTAGGTTCTCAGTAGATACGGTGTGTGAGTGTCGTACTGTAACTGTAGGTTTTAGaatagtggttacctaaagtggtactggtggttgaacgagttgttattgtggtgattaggttagatggttggtttgggaccggtgtaggggtgaaggagccggtctaggtaggttaggttaggtttacctagttacgctggaagTTGTCACGTacagtaagtgagagttatcatgtttgtagttgcgggtagttcaatatcacttgatagtccaagaatatcgttagtacgcccacgaaagctcggttaatctaaaggttgctatcctgacatatccgcttagttattatccaggtttaccagtggttagatcatgcttcaatcttaataatcattagaagcgcctacGAAGTAGTAAAAAAGGtgaaaaatatgcccacgataacctgataacaccctcggccaccgttatatattttttgaagaaaataatcTCAGTTGGGACAATTGCATTGACATTTGCACAGATGGGGCCAAGGCGATGACAGGTAAAACAGCAGGAGCAGTGTcacgaataaaaaataaagcgcCTAATTTTAGTTCCAGCCATTGTATTCTGCATAGACAAGCACTTGCGATGAAGCAAATGCCATCAAATCTAAAATTAGTTATGGATGAAGCgctcaaaataattaattttatcaaatcaCGACCACTACAATCCCGATTGTTTTCATTATTGTGTGAAGATTATGGcagcaaacataaaacactgcTGCTCCATACAGAAGTGCGATGGCTGTCTCGGGGTAAAACTTTAACAAGGCTATTTGAACTTAGAGCCGAGTTACAAATGTTTTTTTCAGCAGATACTTCTTTTAATTTGAAGGACCGTTTGTATGATAAAACTTGGTTGTTCCGATTGTCTTTTATGGCGGATATCTTTCAAAAACTGAACGAATTGAATTTATCATTGCAAGGTAAACAGACAACAGTGTTTCAGGCCTATAACAAAATAACTGCCTTCAAAAGAAAATTAGATTTTTGGATTATTTGCGTTGGTAAGAAAGAAATAGAAAGCTTTACGTCACTCAGTGAGTTTGTTAGCGATAACGACTCAGAAATGTTTCAAGATGATGTGTTTGAAGAATTGGTCCAATATCTCAGTTCGATGCGCGCATCTTTTGAAAAGTATTTTCCCGAAGAACAGAATACAAAAATGAAACTGAATTCATGGATTCATAATCCTTTTTTACCCAACTTGCAAAAGCCCGAAAGTATGTCAAACGAGATATATGAATCTCTTTTAGAAATGTCATCAGACACAAGTATGGAGTCACTGTTCAAAACGACGCCTCTCAACGATTTTTGGTGCAAAATCCGTGATGAATATCTAATGCTTGGCAAAATGGCTCTGAATATTCTTCTCCCGTTCCCAACAACATATTTGTGCGAAACAGGATTCTCAACCTATGCAGCCACCAAAACAAAATATCGGAATAGACTGGACGCCGAACATGATATGAGACTTCAACTGTCTTCTATCAAACCTGATATCAACCAattgatgaaaaataaaaaacagtttCATACCTCCCATTAGttagatttttcttttttaatagaatatattctattattgtatttgccatgtggtaaagtaagtaataattagtaCCTAACTGTTACATTGTACTTTTATTATGCTTGTTAATAAAGAATACacttttaaaaactattgttttATTGTAGGGTTCCATCAAGTAGTTTGCTTCCCAAAAGGGTTCCGTCACCAAAAAAGTTTGAGAACCACTGGTCTATCGGCATACGGGAAGTGGTACACACCACTCATAAGAAACCGGTCCTTTATCTTTTTTAAACCAACTAATTGTAAATTTTCAAAGTGGTTAAatcttgaaataaataatatctttttttaaaaacacaTTTACCGGGAATCCTGTAACAGAACGAATACTTCGACGAACGATCAGTGTCGAAAGGTATTTGGTATACAACCATACAACCAACTTTGTATCGTTAACCATGGTTTCTGAATGACGAGGACCGAGGTGGTAATAAGACATAGGCTTCGATCCAGACGCATTCCGCTAAACAGTTTCCAAACGTTGATTTGCAAGGCCCCATCTCCTAACTGTGCAGAGTGCGACATAGTGGAGGATGTGCTATAAAGGCTGAATAGATTCAAAATGAAGCTGAAATGTCGGATTTTGTACATCTCCTAAACACACGAATATGGAACAGCAATCTTGCCTTTCCAGCATCCGAGTaagcaaaaatattaaacaaaagcAACTATAAAGAGGGCAAAGGCGTAGAaaattaagatatttttaagATGATTTTGTATATGGTTTAATTCTACAGGGGTGACCTGATCACTGAGGGACCAAACCTCTtaaaatttgattaaaaaataataaataaccatAGACATAATAATGCAGTAGACAACTGTATTGAATCTTTACTCTTAGACTATTCAAACAACTAGCGTCACTAACAAAATTATCAATAGATAATTTTGTCACATTGTTTCAAGgtgctaagatttttttttttataattggaGTTTTAACTAAAAGGCAtaaaaaaccattacttatttcACTagcataaataaaaatgaaattaagtTTTGGTTCGATTGAAAAATACCATATTTTTAAGAGTTATGTGTGACATAAGCAATAAATACATCCATAGGAAACAACATGATAATTTTATGCAGGAGACATAGTATTAAATCTTGACTCTCAGACTATTCAAACAACTAGCCTCACTGACAATATGTGAGCGAAAGGTTAATAGATAATTTTGTCACATTATTAcagtacacatttttttttaaattttaattggagttttaacttaaaaacataaaaaaacctttacttaTAGTCACTAgcataaattaaaatgaaacaaacCATCTTAatttatactatttttattaagtttttgttTGATTGAAAAATACCATATTTTTATGAGTTATGTGTGACATAAGCAATAAATACATCCATTGGTGCCAACAGATGACAATATTATGCAGAAGAAACAGTATTAAATCTTGACTCTCAAGCTATTCAAACAACTAGCCTCACCAAGTAATACTACAATAGTGACAGACAATAGATAATTTTCTCACATTCAAGGCACACTCAGAAGGTGCtagaaacataattttttttttaatttgattcgTAGTTTTACCTCCAAAGGTTCAAAAGTCTTTATTTGTAGTCACTATCATAAATTAACATGTATCAAATCACTCTCAGGCTATTCAAAGAAACTAGCCTCACAGACAACGTGATGCGACCAAACAATCAGTAGACAATAATTTTCTTCCACTCTCAAAAGGTCTGACAACCAAATGGCTTTTCAATAGAGTCAGAGATCTATAGGGCAtaagcactttgactttgctcagatataagcttcagttaaaacgagacagattatgTCAGCCATAtagcactgtctcgttttaagtgccTCAGAGTACAGCCAAAGTGCActttatagatctcaggctCAGACTagcttatcacactaatattataaaggcgaaaagttgtatgtgtgtgtgtgtgtgtgtgtgtgtgtgtgtgtatgtttgttactccttcacgcaaaaactactgaacggatttggctgaaatttggaatggagatagataatatcctggattagcacataggctactttttatcccggaaaatcaaagagttcccacgggaattataaaaaacctacatccacgcgaacggagtcgcgggtatcagctagtataccaTAATAGCTACAATTCAAAAACCAATAACAAGTGGACTTTAGACCAATTGCATATAACTTCTTGAAGAATTTGCTTCCTCTGGAATTGAAGAGGCATTTTCATAGAGAATAATCAGAAACAAAAGTaattgatattaattatttcattgtGCAGGGAAGGCACTAACTCTCATGACACAGTTTTCCCTTTTTTGGGAGTTTGGGGTCCAAAATTATACCTGTGTATAAGTTTTTGggaaataaacattatttatttatttaattttctttaagcAAAACAGGCAAAAATTTTTAACACTTCGGCTACAAACTCCAGCTGCACAGGCAAGACTAAGAAATGCAcagtccaatctttagcagcttttaGAACTGCACGGGATACCTTTTTGCCGTCCACATATTACGCCAGGAATAAACTGCGCAAATTGGCTTGTGCAGTTAAGCTCTCAGGCAAGACAAAGCATGTAGTCAGAACTTTAAGATGGGAATATACCCAAAACTAGAAGACACTCAAAAGACACAACATAGACAAAAAGAAAACCTAGGTATCTCAAACCAAGAATAGTGAGAAATCTGGTTAGTATTACATTATGCAAGACAGCACAATCAAGACGTAAACTGCTCGTTTGCTGGACGATAAACTTGTACTGTATGGCAAGTGTTAAAGTGAGAACTtgtaaaaactttattttgtagGTCATACTATGCAATTACTTAATAAGTCTTCAGGCTAGTCGAGGACAGTAAGCAACGGCGAGAAACGATACATCAATCAAGTAttccatttaaatattaacaacATGCAGTTGCAGACTCGTTTAACCGTTTGCGAACTGTTAAACATATACAAAGTTTCATCTTGAGGTTAATTCGAAAGTTATACAGCAGAAAAGGCTTGGATGAGTCGAGACACGGGGCAAAACCTAATCGTCTTGTCTTGATGGAGTCCGTCATGTTATGCTGGACCCCATTTTGTGGAGTTAGTCACTTCATCAGTTAATACCATGAGAATACGGCACAGacttattaagttattaaagaACTGGCGGTGAAGACGCGAGAAAAAAGCTAGGAAACAGCCAAAAAGGAACTTTTGTTGCATGACAGGTAAAATACGCCGCGGTATCGAAAGAAAAGACCTAGCTTCCGATACCGCGGCGTCGCTCGGAATTTCAGAACAGAAACAATTAGATCTCCAGCAATCCAACACTTATAACACAACACTGCGGTAATCTCGTAACAATACTCATAAGAACTTAAATCAAGATCTTGTAGTTCATCCAAGAGAAAATTACAACGAAAAACAATAGACCTCGTTAGCTGTGCTTGTTAGTCCGCCAtatttgaaatataaatattgataCCGGACACGGTCTCGTTTTTCTAGGTTGGTACTTTAAATAAACGGTGTTTCCACTTACGATTTAGGATTTTCCTAGTTTTTATTGGATTTCGCAAAAAAAATCccttcttttttagggttccgtacctcaaaggatacctttataggatcactttttttctgtctgtcgtgtctgtttagAAACCTGTGGGTcgtaaagcacaagtaaagggaaaaactgaaaaactgcgaatttgtggttacatcacaagaaaaaaaatgattttatgaaaaaataatcagcattttcaattttaaaagtaatcaAACCAGACGGGGAATCCTTAGAAAAAAAAGACTTTGTTGACATTCTAATAcagatttacatttatttttatgcacatagtatttgatttatcatgcaaaatgttgaaataaTACCGTACCCCGCCTTTTCTCTGAAGTTTAACAAtcgtgaaaataaaatatgtaattatgttCAATAGAGGTTTATATGTATCACAGGAAAAACAAAACCGACGCTCTTTCATAgtttttttgatattataacAACAAAGTTGGTTTTGCAGTTCGTTAACAAAAGTGTTTCTTACCGCTTTACTTCTTCTgcaatacggaaccctcggtgtgcgagtctgactcgcacttagccagtttttatttatttataaactagcgcTTGACTGAGCCTACCCTGACTCAAAAAAACAACATCTCTACTTTAATATCATTTCACgatcattaattttgaattttgtgatAAAAAAGAAGTTTTCATATTAAGTCtcatataaataattagtacctaGAGTCTAGAGCCTAGACGCTATTATGCAGAGCTTAGTCCTTTCATTACTACGAAATCTGATTAATATTTAGTCTTTTCGTACCTGGTTATGGGTACAAAAATAGGTTAACCATTTGAACATCGATTTGATAATCCAAATAATCTCAGTTAACATAAATATAGTCCTAAGCCGTACTTAATATTAGTCACTTCGCCCTAAAATAGGGAGAAATCCCTACAAGCGGAAACACTTCTTTGACTTAATGACAActtacaaacttaaaaatcaagcACGTTCCTTTTTCAACAAGAAGGAGGAATTAAAGAACCTAGAGGCTCTACGCTCTACATAGAGAAATAGGATggaaatatgtacctacgtagTCTATGACCATCGTTAACAATGGCTGCGCCACATGCTTGCTATAAACAGCAAACAGCAAGCATGCACTTAATGGAGCCACTTtgcttgtggcaaacaacaaACACTGGCAAACGTGTCTGCTTGCACCAACGCTTGGGAGCGCTTGTCGTTCAATCTGATCTGCTGCAAGCCAAAGTCCAAACCCCAAacactgtataaaaaaaaagtactctTCTGCTGGTTTGCCGATGCTTGCTGTAtgttgtttgccacaagcatGAAGTGTCTCCATCACAAACAACAGTAATGTACGCATTtgtatctttatatactaagtCTGTGATTTGTAAGTACTTGCCAGAATTTATCCAACAATCTGTCAGGAACAGAATTGTTTGTGTTCCCgtatgtaaaaactaaaaagtactCTGTGTTTGTGTCTATGGTCAAAAGTAACGGATTGCACatggaattttttaatttttgttaaatttGCGTTTTGTTTATTCCTAAACTTgggtttaaattaataatatatttagaaagTTTCACAAAATACTGCCTACATTACATTGTTAAGTCAGCCAATAGCCATGTAAGTACATTTCTTTTGCCTAGTAGAGAACACGATTGGGAGACAGTGGGAGACAATAAAATTGTTAGATGTTTAGGgcctatgaaataaaatatgctaTCTACCTACTTTACAAGGTGGCTGGCGTCTTACCGAACCGAGTCGAATCTCAATAATTTGCCACCTATTTATTACTACAGAACTGCATCCATCAACGACACCGCGGTGCGCCATGCTGGCTGCCTTTCATTTTATAGAAGagtatattttattagaatGTTAATCATCACTTTTCCCTTTCCTCCTTTCCCTGCCAACTAAGGATAAAGCTTGTTTGGTAGGTACCTGCaataatag
Proteins encoded in this window:
- the LOC123878680 gene encoding uncharacterized protein LOC123878680, translated to MRRQTGGGPPPPPLSATSEWVSGILKESVSGIESQYDGDVCSGIVVEPPPTSVYAEINVMDISQDAVEVQDVVKENIKQQSSPVMSATFKRHAARKTLNATPHQTRQSFLELAKMKKELVQLKTKNIERQDESSLVHLREEKCRLEMDLLKKEEQRKQELHELQVLKMKLEIDILRKKTE